The window ATAGAGAACTCTGCAAGGTAACGTGAATCGTATGCATAGTTGATACGACCAAAAGCACCCATTGTTGCCCACTGAGTATTTGAGAAACTTGGTCTCACATCCTTATGAGTAGCATTGTTGAGTGATGGAACTAATGGGGATATCAAGTCTGCACGTGCTGCACCAAGAGAAGTATAACGGTTAGATTCCATATCCAGACCAGCCAAGAACTTAAAGTCATGCTTATCGTTCAATGTGAACATATACTCTGTGAAGAAACGACCATTATAATAGTTGTTTCTTGACATACTATCACCAACATCAGACTTACCAGCTGCATAGCCACCGCTCCATGCCGCAGGTATTAATTTTTGATCTGGGTCATAATAATAGATTGGCAATACATCCCAATGGTTGTAGTAGTGAACGGTATTATAGTTACCCTCCAAACGAATCTTCCAACCCTTGAGTGGTCTGAACTCAAGTGCTAACTGCTGATAGAGCTTGTCTTGTTGTGTAGCATCAAGACCACCATTCTCCATCTGAAGAATCTCATTACCATGAACATAATGTCCGTTTGGATCGTAAACAGGGTTAGTTGGCCAACGACGAGCAATATTATGGAAGAAGAGACCTGTCATATAAGAAGGACGGCTGTAGTCCTCACGTATCCACTTTGTATTATAGGTAACTGTAAACCAGTCTTTCAGGTTAGCAGTAATCTTGCCTGAGAAGTTGTAACGCTTGAGTTGGTCCTTACCATGACGAATCAAACCACGCTGGCTGAGAACTGCACCACTAAGATAGTAGTTCACCTTGCTTCCACCACCACTGAGGGCTACATTATGCTCGGTAGAAGGGACTCCAGATTTGTACATCTCATCAAACCAGTTAACATTGTTCCAAGAACCAGTATACATACTCCAAGGCTCATTAGCTGCATAACCCGCCCATGTAGTAGTTGCCTCATCACCAGGTTTAGGAGTTCCATTGATATGATTCTTAATCTTATCCAGTATATCCTGCTTGAATGGTGCATTACCACCACTATTTGCAGCAGCATCATTCCAGTAGCGTGCGAAGTCGTATGAATTAGGCATCTCTGGAATCTGAGTAGCTGTTGAGAAACGTACATTACCATTATAAGACACGTTCATACGTGAATCCTTACCACTCTTTGTGGTAACGAGGATTACACCAAAGGCTGCACGTGAACCATAGATAGCACTTGAAGAAGCATCCTTCAATACAGAGATACTCTCGATATCGTTCGGAGAAATTGAATACAAATCACCCTCAGAACCATCGATAAGAACGAGAGGAGCAGCGTTTGAACCTTCACCGATGGTACCAACACCACGGATGTTCATACTCATACGACTGTTAAGTGAACCACCAGAATTGCCAACGCTGAAGTTCAAACCGGGAACCTCACCCTGCAATGCCTGAGCGACACTTGTTACTGGACGAGAGTCAAGAGCCTTTGAAGATACAACAGAGACAGCACCAGTAAGGTTAACCTTCTTCTGTGTACCATAACCAACAACGACAACGTTATCAAGCATCTCACTGTTCTCCTGGAGTGTAACCTTAAGGTCCTTGCCACTCCAAGTTACCTGCTGGGTCTTGTAACCAACATAAGAAATAGTAAGTGATGAGCCAGAAGCAACGCCTACAATCTCAAAATTACCATCAAGGTCAGTCACACTTCCCTTTTTCTGTCCATTACTTACGACAAAGACAGAGGCACCAACAACAGGGTCTCCGTTATTGTCGACAACAGTTCCTTTACATACAGACTGCTGTTGAACAACAGCTGCATTCGCTTCATACGTAATGTTGGCATGCAGTAAACTTGTACTGAACAAAGCCACCATCAATAAGCTCGTAGTCCTTTTTCTTTTTAGGTACATAGGCTTTAAGTATACTTTAGGTTAAAAAATGCTTTTAGGTTTATTAATCGCAAAGTTAAATCATTTTAAACGTCCGTTCTACAATTACACTTATAAAAGATGTTAAATATGTGTTTTGTTTAGTTTATTGTAAAAAAAACAACCACAAAACAGGTCTTCTTTTACATTTTTCTACATTCATCATTACTTAGAAAAGCCTTATCATATACTTTGAATGTTCATAAACACCTCCCTAAGCATAGAACAACAAGCATAAAGACTATAGTCCATCTACGCCCTATTATAAAATAGGTGAGTTATACTTTTGCATATCATCTTCTTTATGCTTCCAATCTTTCTTAAGCTATAACGCTCTTATTTCTCCAGTTTTCTTATCACCCTACACGGATTACCAGCAGCCACGACGCCACTTGGAATATCATGTGTAACAACAGAACCAGCCCCAATCGTAGTATTATCGCCTATCGTCACACCCGGCACAACTACCACATTGCCACCTATCCACACATTATTCCCAACATGAATAGGTAGTGCATACTCAATCTTCTTATTACGCTGTTCAACATCGAGTGGATGACCAGCAGTATAGAAGGCGCAATTAGGTGCAATAAAAACATTATCGCCGAATGTCACCTTAGCCTCATCGAGAATCACACAATTAGTATTGGCAAAGAAATTCTCACCTACTTCAATATTATAACCATAGTCGCAAAAGAATGGGGCAACAATAAACATTCCGTCGCCAGCCTTACCAAACAATCTTCTCAGACGCTCCATGCGTTCCTCCCTACGTGAAGGAGGAATCTGATTGATTTCAAAACATTCATTCTCGCAGTAGTATAAGTCTTTTAAAACTTCTGGGTCGTTTGCTTGATAAAGCATCCCTTTCTGCTGTTTCTCCTTCTCTGTCATATTCCAGGCTTTAACGTTTATATGCGCAAAGATACAAATCAATTTCTAAGAAACATAGAAATTCATTCATGAAAAAGATACTTTTAGGGAAGAAAAGAGTGAGATGCGTGAAGTTTTTTGTATTTTTGCGACAACGATTTATTCATTATATAATAAAGAAAGAACATGAACATGATAACTTATGAATTTGTACTGAGACTATTCGTTGCTGCTATGCTTGGTGGTGTGATTGGCTTGGAGCGTGAGTATCGTGCAAAGGAGGCAGGTTTCCGAACCCACTTCCTTGTGGCATTAGGTAGTGGTTTGTTTATGATTCTATCACAGTTTGGCTTTGATGATGTACTCGGCCATTACGAGCAAGTGTCACTCGACCCCAGTCGTATAGCCTCACAAGTAGTAACGGGTATTGGTTTCATTGGTGCAGGGACGATTATCTTTCAGAAGCATGTCGTACGCGGACTGACAACAGCGGCAGGTCTATGGGTAACATCTGCTATTGGTATGACTGCAGGTGCAGGAATGTATGTACTCTCTATTGCAACAACAGTCCTCGTCTTGCTCTGTTTAGAAGCACTTTATTTTATCCTACAGCATTTTGGAACACGCAATATAACCGTTACTTTTAGTACTCCAAAAGAAGAAAACATTCAACCTGTTTTGCAACGATTACGCGATAAGGAGATTATTATTGACTCCTATGAGATGACACGCAAAGACACTTCTTCAGGTCATTACTTTGTTGTGACAATGGAAATGAAGTTCAAGCGGAAACGTTATAAGAATCATCTCCTTAACTTTATGGCTGAATTTGAAAACGTAACTGTTGAAACTATGGAGTAAATAGGAGCTGAAAAAATGGTTTTTCTGTTAAGCACCAAATCGATGTTTAACCTCTAATGACCGACTTTGGTTTAATACATAGATTGAAAATAGAATAAAGACTGATACATTTGCATAGTAAGACTATCCTAAATAGATAGTCTTACATAGTGAACAAACTACAAGATAAAATGCAAATAGATACTATGTCTTTCTGTATTCTACAAATAGCTTATTCTCACATTATTGGTATTTGTAAACTATTTTCATGCAACTCAAAACCAATATATGCTCTTTTGCCTTCTTATAGACGCCCTTTAAGCTTGCAAAAGGTGCCCTTTAAGACCCTTACTAACGCCCTTTTGAAGTCCAATTAAGCACCTTTTTTCAAACTACTTCATAAACAACTGATTTACTGTTGGTTACAAACTTGCTTTTTACACTTGTTTTTGCCGTTATTTATAGATACTTTACCAGAAACTATGTAATGATTTTTCAAAGGTTTATCTATAAGTTTTCTTCATGTAAATGACTTCTTCTTTTTACAAAATAGCTCAGCAGTAGGACTTAGATATCCCCCAAAGTTGCTAAAATGAAGGAGTAAAATTTAGACAATCAAGGAGTAGATAACCACTAACAAAATACTAAAAAACGCGCTGAAAAGCTAATCTACTATCTCCATTCTCAACATAGATAATACCACAATAAACGAAACCTAAACGAATCAAAGAAACCTGCATCGGGCGATTATCTGCATGCGTATCTATACGAATAGAAGAGGTAAATGCCGAACAATAGTTGATTATGTCAGCCAATACACCATGTACACCTTCCAAAGAAGCCACACGATGGATGACATAATAAGGTTGCTCATCAAGCCAACTACCATTATCAATACGGTGGTAATTTGGTTCTGGACCCGCCTTAGCTACAAAGGTTGCGATAGGCTTCCCACACTCATAAAGTAGATAACAATCACCTTGTGCAATGTCACGCCTTATAGTACTATCCGCAGGATAATTTGCTGACCATTGATTAGGATTACCAGCTTTAATCATCTTTGCTTTCCCCTGCTCAATTAGGTTCGATACTATAGTAAAATCATCTGTTGATGTTTTGCGGATAGTACGATTAGATGACAGATTTATTGTTTTCTCCTTTGTCATAAGATTTATACTTTTCTATTTCTAACGAGGCAAAAATACGAAGAAAAACTAACATCAAGTTCCTAATATAAAGAAAGTTGTACAAAACGAAAAATAAAGAATACCACACTGATAATAAATAGAGAAAAATAGTATGAAAATAATTGCGAATAAAGAAATTAATATGTATTTTTGTCCTCATAATCAAATACTAATCTTATAAAAGCTACGACAATGGAGAATAACCTTTTTAAGTGTTCAGCAAATAGACTGGAAGCACACTTGGGCAAAGACTCACATGAATTTACTAAAGATGATATCAAGCAAGTTGTCAGTGACTTGAACATCAGAATGGTCAACTTCATGTATCCTGCTGGTGACGGACGATTGAAGACACTAAACTTCATGCTTCACACACCCGACTACTTGGAGACAATACTTACAAGTGGCGAGCGCGTGGATGGTTCTTCGCTCTTCAGCTTTATTGCAGCTGGAAGTAGTGACCTCTATGTAATGCCACGCTTCTCTACAGCGTTCATCGATCCTTTCTCAGAGATACCAACACTTTGCATGCTCTGTTCTTTCTTCGATCGAGATGGTAATCCATTAGCATCATCTCCAGAATATACACTCCGCAAGGCTATGGATGCCTTTAAGAAAGTAACTGGTATGGAGTTCCATGCTATGGGTGAGTTAGAATACTACGTTATCCGAGAGGATGAAGGTGTATTCCCTGCTGACGACCAACATGGTTATCACGAGAGTTCTCCTTTCTCTAAAGGCAATGACTTCCGTATGCGCTCTATGCAGTTGATTGCTGAATGTGGCGGTAAGATTAAGTATGGACATTCTGAGGTAGGTAATTTCATTGAGAATGGACGTTGCTACGAACAGAATGAAATTGAGTTCTTGCCAGTTCCAGCAAATGAATGTGCTGAACAGTTACTCATTGCTAAATGGGTGATTCGTAGCTTAGGTTACGAAGAAGGACTTGATATTACCTTCGCTCCAAAGATTACTGTGGGTAAGGCTGGTTCTGGTATGCATATCCACATGCGTATAATGAAGGATGGAAAGAACATGATGCTCGATGGTGGAAAGCTGTCTAAGGATGCTCGTCGCGCCATTGCTGGTATGATGGACTTAGCTGAAAGTATCACTGCCTTTGGTAACAAGAACCCAACTTCATACTTCCGTCTCGTTCCACATCAGGAGGCTCCTACAAATGTATGCTGGGGTATGAGTAACCGTTCTGTTCTTGTGCGCGTACCATTAGGTTGGACTTCTGGCGAGGATATGTGCCACAAGGCTAATGATATAGAACCACTTACAGCGCGTGACTACTCTATCAAACAGACTGTAGAAATGCGTTCTCCAGACGCTTCTGCTGATATCTATCAGCTTTTAGCTGGTCTTTGCGTGGCTTGTCGTCATGGTTTTGAGATGGCAAACGCTGAAGCTGAGGCTGAGAGAACCTTTGCAGACGGTGATATTCACGACCCAAAGAATGCAGAACGCTATGCTACCTTGGCTCAGTTGCCTGATAGCTGTGCTGCTTCAGCAGACTGTTTGGAACATCAACGTAAGGTTTATGAAGAGTATGATGTGTTCTCTCCTGCAATGATTGATGGTATTATCAAACAGCTTCGCTCATACAATGACCGTACACTACGTCAAGAGATTGAAGGCAAGGAGATGATGATGGAGAAACTTGTTCGTCAATACTTCCACTGCGGATAAAGTATACATCATTCTAATATATCACTACTATTAGTCCAAATATAAAATCCCAGGCAACGAAAAGGTTGTCTGGGATTTTTTAAATGGAAATGTTTTACTTAGTAATATATACATCTAATCTCTTGTTTAACATATTATTACAAAACTATCATAGAAACCTATCAGAAGAGAAATAATGGCATACACTTTGCTCCTTTTAAATCTATTAAAGAATAAGAGATTATGAGTTTACAAGAAATATTAGATCATAGAAGGGCTGTCAGACATTTCGATCCTAAGAAACCACTCGATAGCACAGTTGTAAAGAAATGTATTGAACAAGCGACATTGGCTCCAACAAGTTCTAACTTACAACTTTGGGAGGCTTATCATGTAACTGACAAGAAGGTTTTGGAGAAGTTGGCACCAGCATGCTTGGACCAGTTAACAGCGCGTTCTGCCCAACAGATAGTTGTATTTGTGACTCGACAGGACCTCTATAAGAAACATGCACAGGCAACACTTGCATTTGAGAAGCAGAACATCAACAAGTACAGTCCTACAGAGAAGAAGGAAAAGCGCATTAAGAAATTAGAACTATATTATGCAAAAGTAATGCCGTTTCTCTATTCACGTTGCTTTGGCTTGTGGGGACTTGTTCGTAAAGGCTTAGCACAAACGATTGGACTTTTCCGCCCGATCATGCGTCAAGTAAGTGAAGGCGACATGCGAGTTAGTGTACACAAGAGTTGTGCTTTGGCTGTTCAGACATTTATGTTAGCAATGAGTGAGGCTGGCTATGACACTTGTCCACTTGAAGGTTTCGATAGTCTGTTGGTAAAGAAGGCACTGAATCTACCTTACAATACAGAAATAAACATGGTTATAACCTGTGGTGTTCGTATACAAGATGGCGTTTGGGGAGATCGTTATCGCCGTCCATTTGAGGAAACCTATCATTTGGTTTAGCCTCCTTTCTGTAACAACGCCCTTATTTTCTATATATGTTTCCTCAAAAAATTAGTGAAAGTATATCCTATCACAAGAACAAAAAACGAAAGACCTAAATACGTATACAAAAGAGAGTTAATTAGTATTTTATTCCTACTCCTCTATTGTATATAAAAGAAAAAGCGTATCTTTGCAAAATAAACAATCTGAACAAGACAATGGATAAGGATATTAAAGACTTAAAAATAGCTGTAGCCGGAACGGGCTATGTAGGTCTCAGCATTGCAACACTGCTGAGCCAACACCATCATGTAACAGCTGTTGACGTAGTAAAGGAAAAGGTTGACCTCATAAACAACAGACGTTCGCCTATTCAAGATGATTATATTGAACAGTATTTGGCAGAGAAGGATTTAGATCTTACTGCCACATTGGATGCAGAGACTGCTTATAGGGATGCGGACTTTGTAGTCATCGCTACGCCAACTAATTACGATCCTGTAAAGAACTACTTTGACACACGACGTGTTGAGGAAGTTATCGAAATCGTAATGAAGGTGAATCCTGGTGCGATAATGGTCGTTAAGTCTACGATTCCTGTTGGCTACACTGAGCATATTAGAGCAAAATACAAGTGTAATAACATTC is drawn from Prevotella melaninogenica and contains these coding sequences:
- a CDS encoding N-acetyltransferase produces the protein MTKEKTINLSSNRTIRKTSTDDFTIVSNLIEQGKAKMIKAGNPNQWSANYPADSTIRRDIAQGDCYLLYECGKPIATFVAKAGPEPNYHRIDNGSWLDEQPYYVIHRVASLEGVHGVLADIINYCSAFTSSIRIDTHADNRPMQVSLIRLGFVYCGIIYVENGDSRLAFQRVF
- a CDS encoding SusC/RagA family TonB-linked outer membrane protein, with the protein product MYLKRKRTTSLLMVALFSTSLLHANITYEANAAVVQQQSVCKGTVVDNNGDPVVGASVFVVSNGQKKGSVTDLDGNFEIVGVASGSSLTISYVGYKTQQVTWSGKDLKVTLQENSEMLDNVVVVGYGTQKKVNLTGAVSVVSSKALDSRPVTSVAQALQGEVPGLNFSVGNSGGSLNSRMSMNIRGVGTIGEGSNAAPLVLIDGSEGDLYSISPNDIESISVLKDASSSAIYGSRAAFGVILVTTKSGKDSRMNVSYNGNVRFSTATQIPEMPNSYDFARYWNDAAANSGGNAPFKQDILDKIKNHINGTPKPGDEATTTWAGYAANEPWSMYTGSWNNVNWFDEMYKSGVPSTEHNVALSGGGSKVNYYLSGAVLSQRGLIRHGKDQLKRYNFSGKITANLKDWFTVTYNTKWIREDYSRPSYMTGLFFHNIARRWPTNPVYDPNGHYVHGNEILQMENGGLDATQQDKLYQQLALEFRPLKGWKIRLEGNYNTVHYYNHWDVLPIYYYDPDQKLIPAAWSGGYAAGKSDVGDSMSRNNYYNGRFFTEYMFTLNDKHDFKFLAGLDMESNRYTSLGAARADLISPLVPSLNNATHKDVRPSFSNTQWATMGAFGRINYAYDSRYLAEFSIRRDGSSRFIGDKTWSTFPSFALGWNIANEQFFKPLTKTVNTLKLRATYGALGNTNIKALYPWFLSQPANASASSWLVNGQRVNISNAPGLVSPSLTWESVRSWNIGLDFGMFNNRLQGTFDYYVRTTKDMVGPAPAHPSILGVELPKENNSDMRSNGWDLEVRWRDRIGQVGYGIKLVLSDDYQTITRFHNPNRLLSKWCEGKRMGDIYGYLVEGIAQTNEQMNEWLTNNKPSWGSNWAAGDVMYKDLNGDKKVNSGKGTYDDMGDLTKIGNSLPRYRFGITLDANWNGFDFLIFMQGVGKRDFWDDSPYSVGANTGMWQAAAFKDHLDYWRPATDTNLGPNPNGFYPRPLFGQGSKNFQTSDRYLQNAAYMRIKNIQLGYTLPTAIASKIGANRIRFYFSAENLATFTKMNKIFDPEATGGDWGPGKIYPLQRTVSFGLNLNF
- a CDS encoding MgtC/SapB family protein is translated as MNMITYEFVLRLFVAAMLGGVIGLEREYRAKEAGFRTHFLVALGSGLFMILSQFGFDDVLGHYEQVSLDPSRIASQVVTGIGFIGAGTIIFQKHVVRGLTTAAGLWVTSAIGMTAGAGMYVLSIATTVLVLLCLEALYFILQHFGTRNITVTFSTPKEENIQPVLQRLRDKEIIIDSYEMTRKDTSSGHYFVVTMEMKFKRKRYKNHLLNFMAEFENVTVETME
- a CDS encoding sugar O-acetyltransferase, whose product is MTEKEKQQKGMLYQANDPEVLKDLYYCENECFEINQIPPSRREERMERLRRLFGKAGDGMFIVAPFFCDYGYNIEVGENFFANTNCVILDEAKVTFGDNVFIAPNCAFYTAGHPLDVEQRNKKIEYALPIHVGNNVWIGGNVVVVPGVTIGDNTTIGAGSVVTHDIPSGVVAAGNPCRVIRKLEK
- a CDS encoding nitroreductase family protein, which gives rise to MSLQEILDHRRAVRHFDPKKPLDSTVVKKCIEQATLAPTSSNLQLWEAYHVTDKKVLEKLAPACLDQLTARSAQQIVVFVTRQDLYKKHAQATLAFEKQNINKYSPTEKKEKRIKKLELYYAKVMPFLYSRCFGLWGLVRKGLAQTIGLFRPIMRQVSEGDMRVSVHKSCALAVQTFMLAMSEAGYDTCPLEGFDSLLVKKALNLPYNTEINMVITCGVRIQDGVWGDRYRRPFEETYHLV
- a CDS encoding glutamine synthetase family protein, yielding MENNLFKCSANRLEAHLGKDSHEFTKDDIKQVVSDLNIRMVNFMYPAGDGRLKTLNFMLHTPDYLETILTSGERVDGSSLFSFIAAGSSDLYVMPRFSTAFIDPFSEIPTLCMLCSFFDRDGNPLASSPEYTLRKAMDAFKKVTGMEFHAMGELEYYVIREDEGVFPADDQHGYHESSPFSKGNDFRMRSMQLIAECGGKIKYGHSEVGNFIENGRCYEQNEIEFLPVPANECAEQLLIAKWVIRSLGYEEGLDITFAPKITVGKAGSGMHIHMRIMKDGKNMMLDGGKLSKDARRAIAGMMDLAESITAFGNKNPTSYFRLVPHQEAPTNVCWGMSNRSVLVRVPLGWTSGEDMCHKANDIEPLTARDYSIKQTVEMRSPDASADIYQLLAGLCVACRHGFEMANAEAEAERTFADGDIHDPKNAERYATLAQLPDSCAASADCLEHQRKVYEEYDVFSPAMIDGIIKQLRSYNDRTLRQEIEGKEMMMEKLVRQYFHCG